A genomic stretch from Capricornis sumatraensis isolate serow.1 chromosome 4, serow.2, whole genome shotgun sequence includes:
- the EMG1 gene encoding ribosomal RNA small subunit methyltransferase NEP1 isoform X1 — translation MAAPSGAFQPRERRAAEPEEDWDAVAPKRPRLGAGSKIGGRRLIVVLEGASLETVKVGKTYELLNCDKHKSILLKNGRDPGEMRPDIAHQSLLMLMDSPLNRAGLLQVYIHTQKNVLIEVNPQTRIPRTFDRFCGLMVQLLHKLSVRAADGPQKLLKVIKNPVSDHFPVGCMKIGTSFSVPVVSDVRELAPSSDPIVFVVGAFAHGKTWSTQRRWCPSATTRSLLPSPVQKSPPPLKKRGGSSDSRARSQQTLRMLLAAPVLS, via the exons ATGGCTGCGCCCAGTGGTGCATTCCAACCTCGTGAGCGCCGGGCTGCGGAGCCGGAAGAGGACTGGGATGCTGTGGCGCCCAAGCGGCCCCGACTTGGGGCGGGTAGCAAGATCGGAGGCCGTAGGCTCATTGTGGTGCTTGAAGGAGCCAGTCTGGAGACAGTCAAG GTGGGGAAGACATATGAGCTGCTCAACTGTGACAAGCACAAGTCCATCTTGTTGAAGAATGGCCGGGACCCTGGGGAAATGAGGCCGGACATAGCTCACCAG AGTTTACTGATGCTGATGGACAGTCCCCTGAACCGGGCGGGCTTGCTCCAGGTTTACATCCATACGCAGAAGAATGTGCTGATTGAAGTGAACCCCCAGACTCGAATTCCCAGAACCTTTGACCGCTTTTGTGGCCTCATGG TTCAGCTTTTACACAAACTCAGCGTTCGAGCTGCTGATGGCCCCCAGAAGCTCTTGAAG gtGATTAAGAATCCAGTGTCAGACCACTTCCCAGTTGGGTGTATGAAAATTGGCACTTCTTTTTCTGTTCCGGTCGTCAGTGATGTGCGAGAACTGGCGCCCAGCAGTGACCCCATTGTCTTTGTGGTGGGGGCCTTTGCCCATGGCAAG ACGTGGAGTACACAGAGAAGATGGTGTCCATCAGCAACTACCCGCTCTCTGCTGCCCTCACCTGTGCAAAAGTCACCACCGCCTTTGAAGAAGCGTGGGGGGTCGTCTGACAGCAGAGCCCGGTCCCAACAGACACTGCGAATGTTGCTTGCCGCCCCTGTCCTCAGTTGA
- the EMG1 gene encoding ribosomal RNA small subunit methyltransferase NEP1 isoform X2, whose product MAAPSGAFQPRERRAAEPEEDWDAVAPKRPRLGAGSKIGGRRLIVVLEGASLETVKVGKTYELLNCDKHKSILLKNGRDPGEMRPDIAHQSLLMLMDSPLNRAGLLQVYIHTQKNVLIEVNPQTRIPRTFDRFCGLMVQLLHKLSVRAADGPQKLLKVIKNPVSDHFPVGCMKIGTSFSVPVVSDVRELAPSSDPIVFVVGAFAHGKVDVEYTEKMVSISNYPLSAALTCAKVTTAFEEAWGVV is encoded by the exons ATGGCTGCGCCCAGTGGTGCATTCCAACCTCGTGAGCGCCGGGCTGCGGAGCCGGAAGAGGACTGGGATGCTGTGGCGCCCAAGCGGCCCCGACTTGGGGCGGGTAGCAAGATCGGAGGCCGTAGGCTCATTGTGGTGCTTGAAGGAGCCAGTCTGGAGACAGTCAAG GTGGGGAAGACATATGAGCTGCTCAACTGTGACAAGCACAAGTCCATCTTGTTGAAGAATGGCCGGGACCCTGGGGAAATGAGGCCGGACATAGCTCACCAG AGTTTACTGATGCTGATGGACAGTCCCCTGAACCGGGCGGGCTTGCTCCAGGTTTACATCCATACGCAGAAGAATGTGCTGATTGAAGTGAACCCCCAGACTCGAATTCCCAGAACCTTTGACCGCTTTTGTGGCCTCATGG TTCAGCTTTTACACAAACTCAGCGTTCGAGCTGCTGATGGCCCCCAGAAGCTCTTGAAG gtGATTAAGAATCCAGTGTCAGACCACTTCCCAGTTGGGTGTATGAAAATTGGCACTTCTTTTTCTGTTCCGGTCGTCAGTGATGTGCGAGAACTGGCGCCCAGCAGTGACCCCATTGTCTTTGTGGTGGGGGCCTTTGCCCATGGCAAG GTAGACGTGGAGTACACAGAGAAGATGGTGTCCATCAGCAACTACCCGCTCTCTGCTGCCCTCACCTGTGCAAAAGTCACCACCGCCTTTGAAGAAGCGTGGGGGGTCGTCTGA
- the EMG1 gene encoding ribosomal RNA small subunit methyltransferase NEP1 isoform X3, with protein sequence MAAPSGAFQPRERRAAEPEEDWDAVAPKRPRLGAGSKIGGRRLIVVLEGASLETVKVGKTYELLNCDKHKSILLKNGRDPGEMRPDIAHQSLLMLMDSPLNRAGLLQVYIHTQKNVLIEVNPQTRIPRTFDRFCGLMVQLLHKLSVRAADGPQKLLKVDVEYTEKMVSISNYPLSAALTCAKVTTAFEEAWGVV encoded by the exons ATGGCTGCGCCCAGTGGTGCATTCCAACCTCGTGAGCGCCGGGCTGCGGAGCCGGAAGAGGACTGGGATGCTGTGGCGCCCAAGCGGCCCCGACTTGGGGCGGGTAGCAAGATCGGAGGCCGTAGGCTCATTGTGGTGCTTGAAGGAGCCAGTCTGGAGACAGTCAAG GTGGGGAAGACATATGAGCTGCTCAACTGTGACAAGCACAAGTCCATCTTGTTGAAGAATGGCCGGGACCCTGGGGAAATGAGGCCGGACATAGCTCACCAG AGTTTACTGATGCTGATGGACAGTCCCCTGAACCGGGCGGGCTTGCTCCAGGTTTACATCCATACGCAGAAGAATGTGCTGATTGAAGTGAACCCCCAGACTCGAATTCCCAGAACCTTTGACCGCTTTTGTGGCCTCATGG TTCAGCTTTTACACAAACTCAGCGTTCGAGCTGCTGATGGCCCCCAGAAGCTCTTGAAG GTAGACGTGGAGTACACAGAGAAGATGGTGTCCATCAGCAACTACCCGCTCTCTGCTGCCCTCACCTGTGCAAAAGTCACCACCGCCTTTGAAGAAGCGTGGGGGGTCGTCTGA